A part of Paenibacillus sp. 481 genomic DNA contains:
- a CDS encoding DMT family transporter — MSKKSFWQGAICCLFAAVAWGAMFPIAEGALHYIDPFWFSGIRYAAVAILLAAILWWKEGRSAFRAEGHGFKLWMLGTLAFTIYNFGVFWGQQQLGKPGVLLASIMESFMPMLAVLFVWIATRKRPSLITIGCVVVAFIGVLFVVTKGDFSALSSGNMKFIPLLSVFVGVAAWVLFTIGSEQFTGWSALRFSTLTSIYGGLTSIIVAAAMTATGIVDMPTISTLTIILPAMTFMVIVAGLMALLSWIHGIQLLQPINGMLFINFVPATTFVISVMQGYQVSGAEMIGTLLIIGALIVNNIISRRSASMPQTAQTPEADSSTRAAANKNRVSPNRSRKTATTST, encoded by the coding sequence ATGAGCAAAAAAAGTTTTTGGCAGGGCGCGATTTGCTGCTTGTTTGCTGCCGTTGCATGGGGAGCTATGTTCCCCATAGCGGAAGGCGCGCTGCATTATATTGACCCCTTCTGGTTTTCTGGTATTCGCTACGCTGCAGTCGCCATCTTACTCGCTGCAATACTGTGGTGGAAAGAGGGACGAAGTGCATTTCGTGCGGAAGGCCATGGGTTTAAGCTGTGGATGTTAGGAACGCTTGCCTTCACCATCTATAACTTCGGTGTATTTTGGGGCCAGCAGCAATTAGGTAAGCCCGGTGTTCTCCTTGCTTCTATCATGGAATCTTTTATGCCGATGCTAGCGGTGCTGTTTGTCTGGATAGCTACACGCAAGCGCCCAAGTCTCATAACGATAGGATGCGTAGTTGTTGCTTTCATTGGTGTGTTATTTGTCGTCACAAAAGGGGATTTCTCTGCGCTAAGTAGCGGTAATATGAAGTTCATTCCACTACTATCTGTTTTTGTCGGAGTTGCCGCTTGGGTGCTGTTTACGATTGGCAGCGAGCAGTTTACTGGCTGGTCAGCATTGCGCTTCTCCACCTTAACTTCTATTTACGGTGGATTGACATCCATTATCGTCGCAGCAGCAATGACTGCTACAGGCATTGTTGATATGCCTACGATTAGCACGCTTACCATAATACTTCCTGCCATGACTTTTATGGTTATCGTAGCGGGCCTAATGGCGCTGCTAAGTTGGATACATGGTATTCAACTCCTGCAACCGATAAACGGCATGCTCTTTATCAATTTTGTACCCGCGACAACGTTTGTTATTTCGGTTATGCAAGGCTATCAAGTGTCCGGAGCCGAAATGATAGGCACTTTACTTATTATCGGTGCACTGATTGTCAATAACATCATAAGCCGCCGATCAGCCTCAATGCCTCAAACTGCTCAGACTCCTGAAGCGGACTCATCAACACGGGCAGCTGCTAATAAAAATCGAGTATCACCTAACCGCTCACGAAAGACCGCTACAACTTCAACCTAG
- a CDS encoding LysR family transcriptional regulator: MELSDIHIFLSVVEHGSVSRAAEQLGYVQSNVTARIRTLEQELGHPLFHRHRRGMILNAEGRKLLTYAERMSALMSEMHKAFQHPDDPVGSLLIGSVETVVGLPDILSKFHREYSKVDLSLVTGVTEKLTEEVLEHKLDGAFVTGPVLSLHVEQYPVFEEELVLVSGNFAEQEVEDAKPDVSDLLQQPLLVFRTGCGYRAKLQQWLQVERISPSRIMEFGTLETIIGTVAAGLGITVVPRSAVKKLEAEGMLRVYAVPAPFRHISVVYIRRADTYLSEVERKFLETIAHIRAQRMPIVHD; the protein is encoded by the coding sequence GTGGAACTGAGCGATATTCATATATTTTTGTCCGTTGTTGAGCATGGCAGCGTCAGCCGTGCAGCTGAACAATTAGGATACGTCCAATCGAACGTTACCGCGCGGATTCGTACGTTAGAACAGGAGCTAGGCCATCCGTTGTTTCATCGACATCGTCGCGGGATGATCCTCAATGCGGAAGGAAGAAAGCTGCTCACTTATGCGGAACGCATGTCCGCCTTAATGAGCGAAATGCATAAAGCGTTTCAACATCCCGATGATCCTGTCGGATCGCTGCTCATCGGTTCTGTCGAGACGGTTGTTGGACTGCCGGATATTTTGAGCAAGTTTCATCGTGAATATTCAAAAGTAGATTTATCTCTGGTCACCGGAGTGACGGAGAAACTAACGGAAGAAGTGCTTGAGCATAAATTGGATGGGGCCTTTGTAACAGGCCCGGTTCTTTCCTTACACGTTGAACAGTACCCCGTGTTTGAAGAAGAACTTGTCCTTGTAAGCGGCAACTTTGCTGAACAAGAAGTGGAAGATGCGAAGCCTGATGTGAGCGACTTGCTGCAACAACCGCTACTCGTATTTCGTACGGGGTGTGGTTACCGCGCCAAGTTGCAGCAGTGGCTGCAAGTGGAACGGATCTCGCCGTCTCGAATTATGGAATTTGGGACGCTAGAGACGATTATCGGAACGGTAGCTGCCGGATTAGGTATTACCGTGGTGCCAAGGTCCGCCGTAAAGAAGCTGGAAGCGGAAGGCATGCTGCGTGTGTATGCCGTTCCCGCTCCGTTTCGGCACATTTCAGTCGTCTATATTAGACGGGCCGACACTTATTTGAGTGAAGTTGAACGCAAATTTTTAGAGACTATAGCGCATATTAGAGCGCAGCGCATGCCGATTGTGCACGATTAG
- a CDS encoding serine hydrolase domain-containing protein — protein MKRKFHYLLLLLMIGLLLSSCSLWHSSGASTDRFGEKRTNNLKPTPYMSNSFHTTGGGWNFATPATFGIKEQPLIDFNEKLKQLSVVYSMVLVKNGFIISEYYREGYDEKSQFPINSVTKSVTSALFGIALEEGFVGDIHQPVANWLPLWRRDKDKMNDQVTIKHLLEMTTGMDWPEWSKWGFGMEKMVNSRDWTKFVLERNIIERPGTTFNYNSGASQLLSVIIKQATGYNLEQYGEQKLFKPLGITHYDWETNPENTTPGGFGLEMAPRDMAKFGLLYLQKGKWNGQQLVPKSWVALSTQKHAEGDSWIGGYGFHWWVRDFDGTKSFFAMGYGGQYIVVVPEEQLVIVFTSHFEDTPQPLKLIEQVVAMTKTNSN, from the coding sequence ATGAAAAGGAAATTCCATTACCTACTGCTGCTTCTGATGATTGGTTTGTTGTTAAGCAGTTGCTCATTATGGCATTCCAGTGGCGCATCTACGGATCGGTTTGGTGAAAAACGAACCAATAATCTTAAGCCCACTCCTTATATGAGCAACTCGTTTCATACTACGGGTGGAGGTTGGAATTTTGCGACTCCTGCTACGTTTGGTATCAAGGAACAGCCGCTAATCGACTTTAATGAAAAATTGAAACAATTATCTGTCGTCTATTCGATGGTTCTCGTCAAAAATGGGTTTATCATTTCCGAGTATTATCGAGAAGGGTATGATGAAAAAAGTCAGTTCCCCATTAACTCAGTGACGAAGAGTGTCACTTCGGCGTTGTTTGGAATTGCGTTGGAGGAAGGTTTTGTAGGAGATATTCATCAACCTGTAGCTAATTGGCTTCCGCTGTGGAGGCGTGATAAAGATAAAATGAATGATCAAGTTACGATCAAGCATCTATTGGAAATGACAACAGGGATGGATTGGCCGGAATGGTCGAAGTGGGGATTTGGGATGGAAAAGATGGTGAACAGCAGAGACTGGACGAAGTTTGTGCTCGAACGCAACATTATCGAACGGCCAGGAACGACATTCAATTATAATTCGGGTGCCTCTCAATTGCTGTCCGTCATTATTAAACAAGCTACGGGTTACAACTTGGAACAGTACGGCGAGCAAAAGTTGTTTAAGCCACTCGGTATTACACACTATGACTGGGAAACAAATCCTGAAAACACCACTCCAGGTGGATTCGGTTTAGAAATGGCTCCACGGGATATGGCGAAATTCGGTTTGCTTTATTTGCAAAAAGGGAAGTGGAACGGACAACAGCTTGTGCCAAAGTCCTGGGTGGCATTGTCTACGCAAAAGCATGCCGAAGGTGATTCTTGGATTGGGGGCTATGGATTTCATTGGTGGGTTCGAGATTTTGATGGAACAAAGTCCTTTTTTGCCATGGGTTATGGTGGACAATACATAGTCGTAGTACCGGAGGAGCAACTCGTTATCGTGTTTACAAGTCATTTTGAAGACACGCCGCAGCCATTGAAATTAATTGAACAAGTCGTTGCGATGACCAAAACGAACTCTAATTGA
- a CDS encoding aldolase catalytic domain-containing protein has product MKTNHCKIVDCTIRDGGLVNNWEFSVEFVQNLYAALNDAGVDYMEIGYKNSPKLLKGADEAGPWRFLDDDFLRKVIPQKGSTKLSALVDIGRVDENDILPRSESMIDLIRVACYSKDVDKGLDLVNTFHKLGYETSINIMALSNVMENDLVEAFQMIKASPVDFVYVVDSYGSLDHNDIHFLVDKFQTHLPNKRLGVHTHNNMQLAFSNSLVAAEKGVELLDASVYGMGRGAGNCPTELLLTHLKNSKYQLRPVLSFIENYMLSVREKWEWGYLIPYLVTGTLDEHPRSAMALLASPERDRYAEFYDRMTTPEVNFNQKRS; this is encoded by the coding sequence ATGAAAACGAACCATTGCAAAATTGTCGACTGCACCATTCGAGATGGCGGGCTAGTGAATAATTGGGAATTCAGCGTTGAATTTGTCCAAAATTTATATGCCGCATTAAACGATGCTGGCGTTGATTATATGGAAATTGGCTATAAAAACTCGCCCAAGCTATTAAAAGGCGCGGATGAGGCAGGCCCTTGGCGATTTTTGGATGATGATTTCTTGCGTAAGGTCATTCCGCAAAAAGGAAGCACAAAGCTGTCTGCACTCGTAGACATTGGACGTGTGGACGAGAATGATATCTTACCGCGCAGCGAAAGTATGATCGATCTCATTCGCGTCGCTTGCTATAGCAAAGACGTCGATAAGGGGCTAGATTTGGTTAACACTTTCCATAAACTCGGTTATGAGACGTCAATTAACATTATGGCGCTTTCCAATGTTATGGAGAACGACTTGGTTGAAGCGTTTCAAATGATTAAAGCCAGCCCGGTCGATTTCGTATATGTGGTTGATTCATACGGCAGCTTGGATCATAACGACATTCATTTTCTGGTCGACAAATTCCAAACGCATTTGCCAAATAAGCGCTTAGGCGTACATACGCATAACAATATGCAGCTTGCATTTTCGAATTCGCTTGTTGCGGCAGAGAAAGGCGTTGAATTGCTAGACGCTTCCGTTTATGGAATGGGGCGTGGAGCAGGGAACTGTCCAACAGAGTTACTGCTCACTCATTTGAAAAATAGCAAATATCAATTGCGTCCAGTGCTTTCCTTTATCGAAAATTATATGTTAAGCGTGCGTGAAAAGTGGGAGTGGGGCTACCTTATTCCTTACTTAGTTACAGGCACACTTGACGAGCATCCACGCTCGGCGATGGCACTGCTCGCTTCTCCAGAACGCGACCGTTATGCAGAGTTCTACGACCGCATGACAACGCCTGAAGTGAATTTTAACCAAAAACGTTCTTAA
- a CDS encoding YbjQ family protein, with product MIIVTTENIPHYEVTEMLGTASGVVVRARGLGGDIMASLKGLVGGEVKEYTKMIEDARRQAIDRLIQNAQAMGGNAIVMMRFDSGDVGQNMSEIVAYGTAVKIRSLR from the coding sequence ATGATCATCGTTACGACCGAAAATATCCCTCATTATGAAGTGACAGAAATGTTAGGAACAGCATCTGGGGTCGTTGTGCGTGCTCGGGGCCTCGGCGGAGATATTATGGCTTCTTTAAAAGGCCTAGTCGGCGGTGAAGTAAAAGAGTATACGAAAATGATTGAAGATGCGCGCCGTCAAGCCATCGATCGACTTATTCAAAATGCACAAGCGATGGGTGGCAACGCCATCGTGATGATGCGCTTTGATAGTGGTGATGTTGGTCAAAATATGAGCGAAATTGTCGCATATGGAACCGCTGTGAAGATTCGTTCATTACGCTAG
- a CDS encoding LacI family DNA-binding transcriptional regulator, with amino-acid sequence MKVSIFDVAKKAGLSVVTVSRVLNNATTVREKNRQKVLQAMKDLDYHPNAAARSLAKGKTGVIGMIVTTLQDSFLDSIVQKVSGMLKDYGYYLALSIANHPTEEGHGRDLIQEDRVDGLLILSAVHEEPYVVELKKRKIPFVLIDNQIVQPSVSNVVVDNFKGGYEATKHLIELGHKRIAHIKGSHFFVSAVEREKGFLSAMQEAGLQPVAIEAGDFSIESGYRAVQKWLEEGQLPTGIFAADDFTAIGVVNALHEAGYQVPRDVSVVGYDDQMLASQLRPRLTTMKQPANQIGQAAVETLMKHINSTAKRSSTLKFESELVVRESTTTPRKV; translated from the coding sequence ATGAAGGTCAGTATTTTCGATGTGGCTAAAAAGGCCGGCTTATCTGTCGTAACCGTGTCTCGCGTACTTAACAATGCAACGACGGTGCGTGAAAAAAACCGTCAAAAGGTACTGCAAGCGATGAAAGATCTTGATTATCATCCGAATGCAGCCGCACGGAGTTTGGCTAAAGGCAAGACTGGCGTTATCGGTATGATCGTAACGACGCTGCAAGACTCTTTTTTAGATAGTATCGTACAAAAAGTGTCTGGCATGCTGAAGGACTACGGTTACTACCTTGCGCTATCTATCGCCAATCATCCGACCGAAGAGGGGCACGGCCGTGATTTAATTCAAGAAGATCGGGTAGACGGCCTCCTTATTTTGTCAGCTGTGCATGAGGAGCCGTACGTTGTCGAACTAAAGAAACGGAAAATTCCGTTCGTACTTATCGACAACCAGATCGTGCAGCCGTCCGTATCTAACGTTGTCGTCGACAACTTTAAAGGCGGCTATGAAGCGACAAAGCATTTAATTGAGCTTGGACACAAACGCATTGCGCATATTAAGGGATCGCATTTTTTTGTGAGTGCTGTTGAACGTGAAAAAGGATTTCTAAGCGCCATGCAAGAAGCAGGCTTGCAGCCTGTCGCTATTGAGGCTGGAGATTTCTCCATCGAATCGGGCTATCGAGCCGTCCAAAAATGGCTGGAAGAAGGTCAATTGCCGACAGGAATATTTGCAGCTGATGATTTTACTGCCATCGGTGTGGTGAACGCGCTGCATGAAGCCGGTTATCAAGTGCCAAGAGACGTTTCGGTCGTTGGCTACGACGATCAAATGCTGGCTTCGCAGCTACGGCCGCGCTTAACGACGATGAAGCAGCCCGCTAATCAAATTGGTCAAGCGGCGGTCGAGACGTTAATGAAGCATATTAACAGTACGGCTAAGCGCAGCAGCACGCTGAAATTTGAATCGGAGCTTGTCGTGCGCGAATCGACGACCACTCCACGTAAGGTGTAA
- a CDS encoding sensor histidine kinase: MSDRTIKHLILWIPTITIGLWEFIRHSWLLPYLSMDAGNILAPIIVFVVSAILMTRLFRLLDETAAKLRDEQEQKAALEERERLAQELHDGISQSLFMLSVKIDRLEAAPPEQKGAQLDHLRQTVRLVYDDVRQAISNLRTAPQESDFSWSHNLLQMIEEVRRETEWEPVVSWELPDEALSMKEKVALFSCVREALTNVRKHAEAERVSIQTKLLPDGFCCEVRDDGVGFYGDPFAQSGKYGLKMLRDRANHLGWSLRVQRQQGETIVTISKGDLKAA; this comes from the coding sequence ATGAGTGATAGAACGATCAAACATTTAATTTTATGGATCCCGACCATTACGATAGGTCTCTGGGAGTTTATACGACACTCTTGGTTGCTACCGTATTTGTCTATGGATGCTGGCAACATACTCGCACCCATTATCGTGTTTGTCGTATCGGCTATTTTAATGACACGTTTGTTTAGGCTGCTTGATGAGACGGCTGCGAAGCTGCGTGATGAGCAGGAACAGAAAGCGGCGCTGGAAGAGCGGGAGCGGCTGGCTCAAGAACTGCATGACGGCATTTCGCAGTCTTTATTTATGCTCTCGGTAAAAATTGATCGGCTAGAGGCAGCTCCTCCGGAACAAAAGGGAGCGCAGTTAGACCATTTGCGCCAAACCGTGCGGCTCGTCTATGATGATGTGCGGCAAGCGATTTCGAATCTACGTACAGCACCACAGGAATCGGACTTCTCGTGGTCGCATAATTTGTTGCAAATGATCGAGGAAGTAAGGCGTGAAACAGAGTGGGAGCCGGTCGTGAGTTGGGAGCTACCTGATGAGGCGCTATCGATGAAGGAGAAAGTTGCCTTGTTCTCTTGTGTGCGGGAGGCGCTTACTAACGTACGCAAGCATGCGGAAGCGGAGCGGGTGTCGATTCAGACGAAGTTGCTACCGGACGGCTTTTGTTGTGAGGTTCGCGATGATGGAGTAGGCTTTTACGGTGATCCGTTTGCACAGTCCGGTAAATATGGTTTGAAAATGTTACGTGACCGTGCGAACCATTTAGGCTGGTCATTACGTGTTCAACGCCAACAAGGTGAAACGATTGTGACCATTAGTAAAGGCGACTTAAAAGCGGCTTAG
- a CDS encoding response regulator produces MQTRSFRVLIADDHAHAREGMRDILSIDPQFVIVGEAVNGEEALRMTETVMPDLILMDICMPNMSGLEATKLIKERFPYVKIVMVTVSDDITHLFEALKKGAQGYLLKNLQPSSWHEYLRAIAIDEAPMSKELAFRILQEFSTKGPNKAPVSTPLTSREREILERVAKGESNRGIATRFSLSEHTVKNHLKNILQKLHLENRVQLTRYALENGLVET; encoded by the coding sequence ATGCAAACGAGGTCTTTTCGAGTTCTAATTGCCGATGATCATGCGCATGCGCGCGAAGGTATGCGTGACATTTTATCTATTGATCCACAGTTTGTTATCGTAGGTGAAGCTGTGAACGGGGAAGAGGCACTGCGCATGACGGAAACGGTTATGCCAGATTTAATATTGATGGATATTTGTATGCCTAACATGAGCGGACTAGAGGCGACGAAGTTAATTAAAGAACGATTCCCCTATGTAAAAATTGTGATGGTAACCGTATCCGACGACATTACCCATCTTTTTGAAGCGTTGAAAAAGGGGGCTCAAGGCTATTTGCTTAAAAACTTGCAGCCGTCTTCGTGGCATGAATATTTGCGCGCGATTGCGATAGATGAGGCGCCAATGTCTAAAGAACTGGCGTTTCGTATTTTGCAGGAGTTCTCCACCAAAGGACCGAACAAAGCACCTGTGTCTACACCGTTGACGTCACGAGAGAGAGAAATATTGGAGCGTGTTGCCAAAGGAGAATCCAATCGGGGAATCGCGACCCGCTTCTCGTTGTCGGAGCACACCGTCAAAAACCATCTAAAAAATATTTTACAAAAGTTACATCTGGAAAATCGGGTTCAGCTCACTCGCTATGCACTCGAAAATGGATTAGTAGAGACGTAG
- a CDS encoding DUF1796 family putative cysteine peptidase, with the protein MNVEQLRGQYDAVISLGSNCLPAIQIERNGLRQFTGVIDWMDSKNTRAIIQLIRNRFQGMLNLNHMVAMGPAGDFMLVIDKAYDIIVVHDFPLSINTETNWPSYYELVDKVNRRSVRLLGKMQTAERLLFIRMGCTAEEAVEMEQALREQVAHDFRLLIINHDFVLGLTDLNWPHANTASVMLPHANDIWKDNDALWSQLFQGISIKSP; encoded by the coding sequence ATGAATGTAGAACAATTACGAGGTCAATACGATGCGGTCATTAGCCTTGGGTCAAATTGCTTGCCAGCCATTCAAATCGAACGTAACGGCTTGCGTCAGTTTACTGGAGTCATCGATTGGATGGATAGTAAAAATACCCGAGCGATTATCCAACTCATACGTAATCGTTTCCAAGGCATGCTCAATTTAAATCATATGGTAGCTATGGGTCCTGCTGGAGATTTCATGCTCGTTATCGATAAAGCCTATGATATTATCGTCGTACATGATTTTCCGCTATCGATAAATACGGAGACGAATTGGCCCAGCTATTACGAGCTTGTAGACAAAGTAAATCGACGCAGCGTCAGATTGCTTGGGAAAATGCAAACCGCAGAACGCCTACTATTTATTCGCATGGGATGTACAGCAGAGGAAGCTGTTGAGATGGAGCAAGCACTGCGGGAGCAAGTTGCACATGACTTTCGTTTGCTTATTATTAATCATGATTTCGTGCTTGGACTTACGGATTTGAATTGGCCTCACGCCAATACCGCTTCCGTAATGCTGCCACATGCTAACGATATCTGGAAAGATAACGATGCCTTGTGGTCGCAGCTATTTCAAGGAATATCGATTAAATCCCCTTAA
- a CDS encoding FkbM family methyltransferase, translated as MQAKTIALHIPYDGSAYRLTSNDRDAVLAGTESNGGVYEPHIMKWLKDKLPTDAVCMDIGANIGAISIAMAHVAQQGTVYAFEPSGHNFHYLVHNIADNGLSRIIPVHAGAYNDNVQLAFSYIDYGGAWSHITTSQSQQGIQEVVNCVKLDDWVSNTGLRRLDCLKIDVEGAEIKVLQGAVDLIKRFRPHLIIEFNPDAHQGIFGEDPKLLYDVLSQMFFHLTVIDLSGALIPIHSYNDILNILSDGRQLVDIWCSFDK; from the coding sequence ATGCAGGCGAAAACGATTGCGTTGCACATCCCATATGATGGATCAGCATACCGATTGACATCTAATGACCGCGATGCGGTATTGGCAGGTACCGAATCAAATGGAGGGGTTTATGAGCCTCATATAATGAAATGGTTGAAAGATAAGTTACCAACAGACGCGGTCTGTATGGATATCGGAGCTAATATCGGTGCGATTTCGATCGCGATGGCGCATGTTGCTCAGCAAGGGACGGTATATGCTTTTGAACCGTCGGGACATAACTTTCATTACTTGGTTCATAACATAGCAGACAACGGACTTAGCCGCATTATTCCTGTTCATGCAGGTGCTTATAATGATAATGTGCAACTGGCTTTTTCGTATATTGATTATGGCGGAGCTTGGTCTCATATCACCACCTCTCAATCACAGCAAGGCATTCAAGAAGTCGTGAATTGCGTGAAGCTGGATGATTGGGTAAGTAATACCGGTTTAAGACGGTTAGATTGTTTGAAGATTGACGTTGAAGGTGCAGAAATTAAAGTGCTGCAAGGGGCTGTCGATCTCATTAAAAGGTTCCGGCCACATTTAATCATTGAGTTCAATCCGGACGCGCATCAAGGTATTTTCGGTGAAGATCCGAAGTTATTGTATGATGTCCTGTCGCAAATGTTTTTCCATTTGACGGTTATTGATCTTAGTGGAGCGCTTATTCCAATTCATAGCTACAACGATATTTTGAATATTTTGTCTGACGGCCGACAGCTTGTCGATATTTGGTGTTCGTTTGACAAATAA
- a CDS encoding glycosyltransferase family 4 protein, translating into MMKPRNRSTPIVQMFAVVKKRLSKKEGLYGTSARLENISVRSAEHSAVLLAQHNRAPERSAKLPISRSITNSKRFARSTRLYAAEPVVRTVARSTPRAIPRAISRTLSRSLSHSVHSPTQPTLSAVRATSNTTRSTSRTATSPQRARGTATRFIHSTPNSRRRKRKVITLRRKRKIMKRRYRLSKFQLKKIASRNRRLRRTRRYLSRPSFTRRYAGGILVPSHADTLPIQIYPSPIQADAVANAPQSQDLTANLEQASTDPPPTPQAQTLGVNVFGLARAEMGIGQALRLGALSLIDAQIPITIQNYPLLRTARQQDYTLIGYTQEPAKHEINLMYMNPDLMPEARQYFGEQSFNGKHNIAYWHWELPEFPADFDFAFSHVDEVWVPSEYVRSSIAERSPVPVVTIPHGIVTAPIAPVTRSSLGVPDDKYIFLTMFDTYSIMERKNPEAVLEAFLQAFGPTRSDVCLIIKTNCPQNGDAAYEQFKSVAQSISNVIWLDKSLTRHETWALIDLADCFVSLHRAEGFGLSLAEAMSLGKPTIATRWSGNLEFMNDENSYLVNADIVPVGTNQGPYGAHQQWAQPSITEAAERMQHVIHNTYDSFRIGQQAQRHIAEHFSVAVSGQRMRDRLAQIRVQP; encoded by the coding sequence ATGATGAAGCCAAGAAATCGTTCAACCCCCATCGTACAAATGTTTGCTGTGGTAAAGAAACGTTTGAGCAAAAAAGAAGGACTATACGGAACTTCTGCTCGACTTGAAAATATATCTGTGCGTTCTGCTGAACATTCAGCCGTGCTGTTAGCGCAACATAACCGCGCTCCTGAGCGATCTGCCAAACTTCCAATATCTCGCTCCATCACCAACTCCAAACGCTTTGCTCGCAGCACTCGATTGTATGCCGCAGAACCAGTCGTTCGTACTGTTGCTCGTAGCACTCCTCGTGCCATTCCTCGTGCCATTTCACGCACCCTTTCACGTTCCCTTTCTCATTCCGTTCACTCGCCCACTCAACCGACTCTCTCTGCTGTTCGCGCCACATCCAACACTACTCGTTCTACTAGCCGAACTGCCACTTCCCCGCAACGCGCTCGCGGCACCGCAACTCGCTTCATTCACAGCACACCGAATAGTCGGCGTCGTAAGCGTAAAGTAATTACGCTAAGACGCAAACGCAAAATAATGAAGAGGCGCTACCGCTTGAGCAAATTCCAGCTTAAAAAAATAGCCTCACGCAACAGGCGCTTGCGGCGCACTCGTCGCTATCTTTCGCGTCCGTCCTTTACGCGAAGATATGCGGGTGGTATTCTCGTCCCCTCGCACGCAGATACCTTACCCATTCAAATCTATCCCTCGCCTATTCAGGCCGATGCGGTCGCTAACGCTCCCCAGTCACAAGACCTGACCGCCAACCTTGAGCAAGCGAGTACCGATCCACCCCCTACTCCGCAAGCCCAAACGTTAGGTGTGAACGTATTCGGCTTGGCACGGGCCGAAATGGGCATCGGTCAAGCGCTCCGCTTAGGAGCGTTATCCCTTATCGATGCCCAAATCCCAATTACGATTCAAAATTATCCCCTTTTGCGAACAGCAAGACAGCAAGATTACACCTTGATCGGCTATACGCAAGAGCCCGCTAAACATGAAATCAATCTGATGTATATGAATCCTGATCTGATGCCCGAAGCAAGACAATATTTTGGCGAACAATCGTTCAATGGTAAACATAATATCGCCTATTGGCATTGGGAGCTGCCCGAATTTCCAGCCGATTTCGACTTTGCTTTTTCCCATGTTGATGAAGTATGGGTCCCTTCTGAATACGTACGCTCCAGTATTGCCGAACGATCACCAGTACCTGTTGTAACGATACCGCATGGCATTGTCACGGCACCAATAGCACCCGTAACACGTAGCAGCCTCGGTGTGCCGGATGACAAGTATATCTTTTTAACGATGTTCGACACATACAGCATCATGGAGCGAAAAAATCCTGAAGCCGTACTGGAAGCCTTTTTGCAAGCATTTGGGCCAACGCGTTCGGATGTATGCTTAATCATTAAGACCAATTGCCCCCAAAATGGGGATGCGGCATATGAGCAATTTAAATCCGTTGCCCAATCCATATCTAATGTCATTTGGCTGGATAAATCATTGACTCGGCATGAAACATGGGCACTCATTGACTTAGCAGATTGCTTCGTGTCCTTGCATCGCGCAGAAGGTTTCGGCCTCTCGCTTGCAGAAGCGATGTCGCTCGGCAAACCGACGATAGCGACTCGCTGGTCTGGCAATTTAGAATTTATGAATGATGAGAACAGCTATTTGGTGAATGCCGACATCGTCCCCGTCGGCACAAACCAGGGACCGTATGGCGCCCATCAACAGTGGGCACAGCCCTCCATTACAGAAGCTGCGGAACGAATGCAGCACGTCATACACAATACGTATGATTCGTTCCGTATTGGACAACAGGCGCAGCGCCACATCGCGGAACATTTCTCTGTGGCGGTTAGTGGCCAGCGCATGCGGGATCGGTTAGCTCAAATACGTGTTCAACCCTGA